The nucleotide window ACTGTCGATTCGCGGCTTGGGTCCCTTCCTCGGCACGACCGTCGTCAACGGCCGAGAAGCCACCAACGGCGGCGGCAACCGGGCCGTGAACTTCAGCATCTTCCCCTCGGAGATGTTCAATAAGATTGCGATCCACAAGTCCCAGTCCGCCGAGTACATCGAGGGCGCGGTGAGTGGCCAGGTGCACCTGGACACGAAGAAGCCCCTCGCCTTTGGCAAGCGCCTGCTGCAGGGTGAGATCAAAGCTGCCCACAGCCCCGATGAGTCCGACATCGCGGGCGGTCAGGACGTAGGGTCACGCGCCACGCTGGCCTACATCGACCAGTTCGAGTTCGACAACGGCGTGCGCCTCGGCCTTTCCTTCGGCGCGCAGCTGAGGGATGAAGCCAATCCTGAGCAGGAGTACACCACGACGTCCGGGCAAGGCCGCCTGGAAGCCTGTCAGCTCACCTCCTTCGACGCCAACGCCCTACCTACGGACACCGATGGCCGCTGCGATGATGGCATTGCGGATGTGAGTAACGACGCCCTGCAGGATCTGATCGACGCCAACCCGGATTTCAACTCGGTGAGCGACGTCCCCTTCGCCTACATCCCGCGCGATCATCGCTACCGCCAGAACTCGACCAGCGACGAGCGCGAGGCGGTCTTCGGCAGCTTGCAGTTCCAGCCGATCGATCGGGTGGACATCACCCTGGACTACCAGTACTCCGAGCGTGATCAGCGAGAGCTTCGCCGCGATCTGCAGTGGGGCAGTACCCAGGAAGATCTCTCGGCGCTTCTCTCTGACCCCACCAGCGGTGTCGTGTTTTCTTCGACGTCGGAAACGGTGATCCACTCGTTCACCACGGATTTCCAGCGCCTGGAGGAGTACGAGGGTTACGGCATCAACTTCGATCTGAGCCTGACCGATCGCCTCAACCTGCGCCTCGATTACGGCTTCTCCGAGACCACCCGCACGGAGACGGACTACGAGATCCGCCTGGGTGCTACGGACAACAACCTGGTCGGCGGCAATCGCGATGACTTCACCGTACTGCTCGACACCAACCAGGGCGGTGCAGCGCTGGCCACGATTCTCAACGACGGCGGCAACGGCTTCGAGGTGACGGACCCGAGCTACTTCAACGCACGGGATCGCGCCCGACTCCGTGCCCGCCAGATCACCCGCAACAACGCCCTGGACGCCTTCCGCGCGGATCTGACCTGGGACGCCTTCGCCGGCCCGATCCGGACCTTCAAGGCCGGCGCACGCTACTCCACCATGACCTACCAGGAGCTTGGTGGCTTGCGCAACGCGCCGGGCGAGAGCCTCTTCGAGGACGAGGACCTGGTCACGCCCGACGGCGGTGCGGACAACGAGGTGACGGATGCGATCCTGGCCAACGTGCTCGGTTGCGCCAACGGCAGCTTCCCGGAGTCGAACTTCCTCTCCAACGTGCGCGACGGCAACCTGATCACCAACGCCAGCAGCGGCACCTCGGTGAACGAGTTCGCCACCTTCAACTTCGACTGCGCGGCCAACGCCCTGCTGGTGAACTACGGGGGCCTTGCCGGTGTTCAGCTGCAGGACGGCATCACCTCCGGCACCACCGACGTCACCGAGGACACGGTGGCCGTTTACCTGCAGGCCGACTTCGACACCCAGATCGGCGGCTTGCCCGTGCGAGGCAACTTCGGTGGGCGCCTGGTGAACACTGAGATCACCTCCGTGGGTTATCGCGGGCCGATCACCGTCGAGGAGATCGACGGCGTCGGCTTTGTCGTCACCGAAGGTGATCCTGGTGAGGAGGGCTTCGAAACCGACGTGCAGAGGAACAGCTACACGGAATTCCTCCCAAGCCTCACGGTCATCGCGGATCTCAACGACAACGTGATTCTGCGCAGCGGCATCTTCCGCGGCATGTCGCGCCCTGACCCCAACGCCTTCGGCAACGGCCGGGCGGTTCAGGACAACGATGTGGGCAACGCGTTCACGACGCTCTCCGAGGCCGTGAACGGCATCAGTGCCACCGGTAACCCCAACCTTCGGCCGATCATGTCGACCAACGTCGACCTCGGCGTGGAGTGGTACCCGAACGAGAGCTCCATGGTGGCCGCGTTGGTCTACTGGAAGCGCTTCAACGGCGCCTTCGAGAACGTGGCCCAGCTCGAGACCTTCAACCTCGACGGTAACCAGGTGCAGGGCTTCGTCGAGACCACCCAGATCAGCGACGATACGAGCACGATCAAGGGCTTCGAGCTCACCCTCGTGCACTCCTTCGATTACCTGCCCGGCTTCCTGAGCGGCTTTGGCGGTCGCATCAGCTACAACTACGCCGACTCCGGCTTCGAGTTCGAAGACCAGAACGGCGGTGACGGTATCGAGGTCACCGTGGACCAGGATACGGGCGAAGTCACGGAGACGGCGCTGCTAGGGATCATCCCCCCGGCCAACCTCTTCGGTCTCTCCAACCACGTGACCTCGACGCAGCTCTTCTGGAGCAACGATCGCTGGTTCGTCCAGGCGCTCTACAACACGCGCTCGGGCTACTTCCAGCAGTTCACGCGCGATGCCTTCGGCCGTATCCGTTACACGCAAGCCAATCAGCGCCTTGACCTGCGCTTGCGCTACAACCTGACCGACAACCTCCGGGTCAGCGTGGAGGCCAAGAACATCCTCGACGAGGCGCGTATCGACGATCGCGCGGTCGACGGCAACACCTTCCAGACCCTGAGCTACGGGCCGCGCCTGTTCTTCGGCCTGCGGGGCAAGTTCTAGGCTAGGGCTCGAAGCTATGAAGGCGGCGTGTACCGCCCAGCGCCACTAGATCCCGGCGCTGGGCGCTACCGTTGCTCGATATCGCATTCTTACGGTGGACTGATCTATGCGTGTTTTCATCGCTGGCCTCGCGCTGGCGCTCATGGCGATGCCGATAGCTCACGCTGAGCACCCGGGCGATAGCTTCAACCTGCGGTTCTGGAAGCTCACGCTACCGCTCGATGACAATGCCGACGGTAAAGTCGACGAGATCAGCGTCAACGCCATCGCCAAGTACACCCATCCGGACTTCTTCTATCTCGACGGCAACGGTCACCTGGTCTTCACCGCCCCCAACAAGGCGAAGACGACCTCGGGCTCCACCAACACTCGTAGCGAGCTACGCCAGATGCTCCGCGGTCGGAACACGAGCATCGGCACCCACGACCCGAAGAACAACTTCGCCCTGAAGGCCCACCGCAACTCGCGGTCCTTCGCCGATGTCGGTGGCCAGTTGGAGGCCACCCTGAAGGTGCTGCACGTCGCCCGCAACGCCAAGCACGGCCACAAGCGGCCGGCGTATTCCGTGGTGGTGGGGCAGATCCACGCCGACAAGGACCAGGCGGTGATCAACAAGGGCAAGGGCTTCGGATGGGGTAACGAACCCATCAAGGTCTACTACAAGAAGTGGCCCGATCATGAGACGGGATCTGTGTTCTGGACCTACGAACGCAACTTGGCCAAGGACGATCCGGACCGCACCGATATCGCCTACCCCGTCTGGGGTAACACCTGGGAGAATGCGGACGATCCCGGCGAGGCGGGTATCGCCTTAGGGGAGTGGTTCAACTACAACATCAACGTGCATCGGAACACGATGTACCTGACGTTCCGCACCGCTGACCCGTCGCGCACCGTCACCTATCAGATCGATTTGTCGAACAACGTGGATGCCTACGGCAAGGTGGATGAGAAGGACAACCCGAAGGGCTACTCGGGCGACGCCTTGTACTTCAAGGCGGGCGCCTACAACCAGTGCAGCACGCGGGATAACGAAGCCATGTGGTACGCCGCGTGCGCCGGCACAGGTGATTGGGCAACTGATCAGGCTAACGGTGACTACACCTCGGTGGCTTTCCGGCGTATCCAAGTGAGCGGTTCGGTCGATCCAAAGCGATTGGCGGGTAAGCGGTAGAGCGCGATGAAGAAGATGAATCTGCGCGTCGGCGTCATCGCGGGTCTGCTGGTGCTGGCCGGCTGCGGGGGCGGCGGGTCACCCGAAGTCGTACGTGAAGCGGCCGATGCCCCCGAGGAGGCGCCTGAGCCAACCCCCGTCGCCACCGACTGCGATGGAACCGACCTGATTAACGTCATCGCCGCCACGGACGACGGTCAGAGCCTAGCCGGCAACGGGCCGGAGCGCGCGATCGACGACGATCTCGATCCCGCCTCGCGTTGGGTGTCGCCGGGGGATGCACAGGCGCTCACCTTGGACCTCGGCGCCCAGCACCTGGTGCGGGAAGTCGGCATCGCCTGGTTCGAGGGAGACCAACGCGTGGCTTCCTTCCGCGTGTCATCGTCCGTGGATGGCGTCGACTTCGAGCCGCTGTTGTCCGACCAGCAGTCCTCCGGCGCCACCCAGCGCTTCGAGCGCTACGACACGCCGGACACGCCAGCACGCTTTCTGCGCATCGAGAACTTCGGCAACTCCCAGAACACGGAGAACGCCATCATCGAGGGCACCGCCTTCGGCTGTACGCTGGAGACGCCGACCGCTGCCTTCGAGGACGGCAACGCGACCGCCGCCGACTTCGCCCTCGATCCCGTGCAGCCGCCCGGGTCCAACTTCGCCTTGCTCAGCTGGAAGCTCGATACCCCCGCAGACCTCGATGGCAATGGCATCGGCGATACGGCGAGCGAGACGGATCTCAACAACGGCTTCTCGGATGGCTTCTTCTTTACCGCGGCCGATGGCGGCATGGTCTTCCGCTCCACGATCGCGGGAGAGAAGACCTCCGTTAACACGCGCTTCACCCGCTCCGAGCTACGCGAGATGCTACGCCGGGGCAACACGGGCATCAGCACCCGCGGCGTCAACGGCAACAACTGGCTGCTCGGCTACCAACCCGATCCCGGGCTTACGATCGGCGGCCGCAACGGCGTGCTGCGCGCCACCCTCGCTGTGAACCACGTGACGGAGACGGGCGATCGCAATCAGCTGGGCCGCGTGATCGTCGGCCAAATCCATGCCGAGGACGACGAGCCGCTGCGCCTGTACTACCGCAAGTTCCCTGAGAACGAGCGCGGCTTCATCTACTTCGCGCACGAGATCCGCAATGGGGATGATCTTTACTTCCCGGTGCTAGGCCCGGTGAACGACGATTTGGACGACGCGCCGGATGATGATGCGAATCCGCAGAACGGTATCGCCCTGGACGAGCTCTTCTCCTACGAGGTCGTTCAGCGCGGCGCCCTGATCGATGTGCTGGTGAGGCGTGGTGACCTCACGGGCCCGATCATCGGCCACAATGTCGTCGACATGCAGGCCCAGGGAAGCGGCTACGACGTGCCGGAGGAGTGGATGTACTTCAAAGCTGGCGCCTACACGCAGAACAGTACCGGGGACGGTGCTGACTTCGATCAGGTGACCTTCTACCACTTGGAAAACACCCACGACTAGCAGGTAGGCGCTCACCCCTGCGCCGGTTTCAAATACCGTTCTCGGCTCTGAGTGGCGCGTTGGCGTAACTCCGCCATCGCTTGTTCCTCCGTGACGTCGATCATGGACTCGAGCAGATGGCGGAAGTGCCGCTGCATCGCGTCGCGGGCGGCCGACGGATCACGGTTCTTCAATGCGCCGATGATGTCCGCATGCTCCGTGCCGCGATCCCCGGCATCCTCCTTCGCACAGATGGCGGCGTGCACATCACGCACCGCCGGGAGTTCCGTGCGCAGCTTCCAGAGCGTCTCCACCACGTAGCGCACGGCTGCATTGCCCGAAGACTCGGCGATGGTGAGATGAAACTCACGGTCCGCCTGCTGCGAGTCCTCATCGTCCGCGGGGTCCGTGCTCGACATCCGGATGATCAAGGCCTCGAGGCGCGCCAAGGCGTCGTCGTCGATCTGCCGCGCCGCCAGTGCCGCGGCTTCGGATTCGAACATGGATCTCGCCTCGGTGAGTTCGAACGCCGTGACTTGCGGTAGCCCCTCGTGGGGGTGTGACGGTTGCTCCAGCACGTACACGCCAGACCCGGTTTTGATCTTCAGGTAGCCGAGGGCCTGGAGGGTGAT belongs to Pseudomonadota bacterium and includes:
- a CDS encoding FadR/GntR family transcriptional regulator, with translation MSNQRLYHAVAEEMKRLIRDGVFPPGSRLPGERDLAERFNVSRVTIREAEITLQALGYLKIKTGSGVYVLEQPSHPHEGLPQVTAFELTEARSMFESEAAALAARQIDDDALARLEALIIRMSSTDPADDEDSQQADREFHLTIAESSGNAAVRYVVETLWKLRTELPAVRDVHAAICAKEDAGDRGTEHADIIGALKNRDPSAARDAMQRHFRHLLESMIDVTEEQAMAELRQRATQSRERYLKPAQG
- a CDS encoding TonB-dependent receptor → MSTSTQNTRRDPSPSFPKASALLAVTLTAMVGAVAYAQEEDQSSESKEGVEEVVVTGIRATVQSTIDIKRTSVQIVDGLSSDEIGDIPALSVGDALETITGATSHQENGGATELSIRGLGPFLGTTVVNGREATNGGGNRAVNFSIFPSEMFNKIAIHKSQSAEYIEGAVSGQVHLDTKKPLAFGKRLLQGEIKAAHSPDESDIAGGQDVGSRATLAYIDQFEFDNGVRLGLSFGAQLRDEANPEQEYTTTSGQGRLEACQLTSFDANALPTDTDGRCDDGIADVSNDALQDLIDANPDFNSVSDVPFAYIPRDHRYRQNSTSDEREAVFGSLQFQPIDRVDITLDYQYSERDQRELRRDLQWGSTQEDLSALLSDPTSGVVFSSTSETVIHSFTTDFQRLEEYEGYGINFDLSLTDRLNLRLDYGFSETTRTETDYEIRLGATDNNLVGGNRDDFTVLLDTNQGGAALATILNDGGNGFEVTDPSYFNARDRARLRARQITRNNALDAFRADLTWDAFAGPIRTFKAGARYSTMTYQELGGLRNAPGESLFEDEDLVTPDGGADNEVTDAILANVLGCANGSFPESNFLSNVRDGNLITNASSGTSVNEFATFNFDCAANALLVNYGGLAGVQLQDGITSGTTDVTEDTVAVYLQADFDTQIGGLPVRGNFGGRLVNTEITSVGYRGPITVEEIDGVGFVVTEGDPGEEGFETDVQRNSYTEFLPSLTVIADLNDNVILRSGIFRGMSRPDPNAFGNGRAVQDNDVGNAFTTLSEAVNGISATGNPNLRPIMSTNVDLGVEWYPNESSMVAALVYWKRFNGAFENVAQLETFNLDGNQVQGFVETTQISDDTSTIKGFELTLVHSFDYLPGFLSGFGGRISYNYADSGFEFEDQNGGDGIEVTVDQDTGEVTETALLGIIPPANLFGLSNHVTSTQLFWSNDRWFVQALYNTRSGYFQQFTRDAFGRIRYTQANQRLDLRLRYNLTDNLRVSVEAKNILDEARIDDRAVDGNTFQTLSYGPRLFFGLRGKF
- a CDS encoding polysaccharide lyase family 7 protein, whose amino-acid sequence is MKKMNLRVGVIAGLLVLAGCGGGGSPEVVREAADAPEEAPEPTPVATDCDGTDLINVIAATDDGQSLAGNGPERAIDDDLDPASRWVSPGDAQALTLDLGAQHLVREVGIAWFEGDQRVASFRVSSSVDGVDFEPLLSDQQSSGATQRFERYDTPDTPARFLRIENFGNSQNTENAIIEGTAFGCTLETPTAAFEDGNATAADFALDPVQPPGSNFALLSWKLDTPADLDGNGIGDTASETDLNNGFSDGFFFTAADGGMVFRSTIAGEKTSVNTRFTRSELREMLRRGNTGISTRGVNGNNWLLGYQPDPGLTIGGRNGVLRATLAVNHVTETGDRNQLGRVIVGQIHAEDDEPLRLYYRKFPENERGFIYFAHEIRNGDDLYFPVLGPVNDDLDDAPDDDANPQNGIALDELFSYEVVQRGALIDVLVRRGDLTGPIIGHNVVDMQAQGSGYDVPEEWMYFKAGAYTQNSTGDGADFDQVTFYHLENTHD
- a CDS encoding polysaccharide lyase family 7 protein yields the protein MAMPIAHAEHPGDSFNLRFWKLTLPLDDNADGKVDEISVNAIAKYTHPDFFYLDGNGHLVFTAPNKAKTTSGSTNTRSELRQMLRGRNTSIGTHDPKNNFALKAHRNSRSFADVGGQLEATLKVLHVARNAKHGHKRPAYSVVVGQIHADKDQAVINKGKGFGWGNEPIKVYYKKWPDHETGSVFWTYERNLAKDDPDRTDIAYPVWGNTWENADDPGEAGIALGEWFNYNINVHRNTMYLTFRTADPSRTVTYQIDLSNNVDAYGKVDEKDNPKGYSGDALYFKAGAYNQCSTRDNEAMWYAACAGTGDWATDQANGDYTSVAFRRIQVSGSVDPKRLAGKR